One stretch of Hemibagrus wyckioides isolate EC202008001 linkage group LG01, SWU_Hwy_1.0, whole genome shotgun sequence DNA includes these proteins:
- the dgat1b gene encoding diacylglycerol O-acyltransferase 1b: MGDENDFRPVTRSRRRATITSAKGELLRRPNGASSADPNTWIRPKHKKGQDTHTPVSPEEKRKVSRNDNLSCHRLQESMLSSASSFKNYRGILNWCVVMLILSNARLFLENLLRYGVLVDPIQVVSLFLKNPYSWPAACLVIVSNVFILVALYTERKLAIGSFSEQIGLIIHIINLSVILCFPVVIVLKLPSVTPVGGAFALAVYTILFLKLYSYKDVNRWCRERMQAKARSLSRSLSCPSPPSTSGEMYVSYPGNLSLKDLYYFVFAPTLCYELNFPRSKSIRMGFLLRRLFEMLLLTQLLVGLTQQWMVPVIQSSMKPLQEMDFSRMIERLLRLAVPNHLLWLIFFYWFFHSSMNFVAELLRFGDREFYRDWWNAESVTYFWQNWNIPVHKWCLRHFYKPLLRKGAGKLVSQSAVFFASAFFHEYLVSVPLRMFRLWAFMGMMAQLPLAWFVGRFLRGNYGNAAVWLSLIIGQPIAVLMYVHDYYVIHHLEEEAEPAPL, from the exons ATGGGTGACGAGAACGACTTCCGACCTGTAACTCGCAGCAGACGGCGCGCGACTATCACCAGCGCTAAGGGCGAGCTCTTGAGACGTCCGAATGGCGCGAGCTCAGCTGATCCCAACACGTGGATTAGACCTAAACACAAGAAgggacaggacacacacacgccggTCTCACctgaggagaagagaaaagttagTCGGAATGATAACCTGAG TTGCCACAGGTTGCAAGAGTCCATGCTGAGCTCTGCAAGCAGTTTCAAAAATTACAGAGGCATCCTGAACTGGTGTGTTGTCATGCTG ATCTTGAGCAATGCACGCCTGTTCTTGGAAAACCTGCTCAG GTATGGTGTACTAGTGGACCCCATTCAAGTGGTGTCGTTGTTCCTGAAGAACCCGTACAGTTGGCCTGCTGCATGCCTGGTCATTG TTTCAAATGTGTTCATACTTGTGGCGCTGTACACAGAGAGGAAATTAGCTATC GGATCCTTCAGTGAGCAGATTGGCCTGATTATTCATATCATCAATCTGTCAGTAATCTTGTGCTTTCCAGTGGTCATTGTGCTCAAGCTGCCCTCTGTAACACCAG TTGGCGGTGCCTTTGCGCTGGCTGTCTACACTATCCTGTTTCTGAAGCTCTACTCTTATAAGGACGTGAACAGGTGGTGCAGGGAACGGATGCAGGCGAAGGCTCGCAGCCTGTCCAGATCACTGTCAT GTCCATCACCACCATCTACCAGCGGAGAAATGTATGTGTCCTATCCTGGAAACCTCTCTCTGAAAG atttgtattattttgtttttgctcccACCTTGTGCTATGAGTTGAACTTTCCTCGTTCTAAATCTATACGGATGGGATTCCTGCTCAGGAGGTTGTTTGAGATG TTGCTGCTCACTCAGCTGTTAGTTGGCTTAACACAGCAG TGGATGGTCCCAGTCATACAAAGTTCAATGAAGCCATTGCAG GAAATGGATTTCTCCAGAATGATTGAGCGTCTGCTCAGGCTAGCT GTCCCAAACCACTTACTCTGGTTGATATTCTTTTACTGGTTTTTTCACTCATCCATGAACTTTGTGGCTGAACTTCTGAGATTTGGAGATCGAGAATTTTACAGAGACTGGTG GAATGCTGAAAGTGTAACTTATTTCTGGCAAAACTGGAACATCCCTGTCCATAAGTGGTGCCTTCG ACATTTTTACAAGCCCTTGCTAAGAAAGGGGGCCGGCAAGTTAGTGAGCCAATCAGCAGTTTTCTTTGCTTCAGCCTTTTTTCATGAG tatCTGGTCAGTGTTCCTCTGAGGATGTTCAGACTGTGGGCATTCATGGGCATGATGGCTCAG CTGCCTTTGGCATGGTTTGTAGGCAGGTTTCTTAGGGGAAACTATGGAAATGCTGCCGTGTGGCTTTCTCTCATAATTGGCCAGCCAATAGCGGTCCTTATGTATGTCCATGACTACTACGTCATTCACCACCTGGAGGAAGAAGCAGAACCAGCACCTCTCTAA